From a region of the Mucilaginibacter auburnensis genome:
- a CDS encoding glycoside hydrolase family 130 protein — protein MLAIERKPVRVNPDSKRVIARFFFNGNERAKEVIERVIKVDEETAFGILSPLLQEYSKRHRNITRVLNRHASKLKPLFEELGIDFDALTVYRKLLIGSYFTHEYSIESAAFFNPSIVNDPDQSELTEGERRVIMSFRAVGEGHISSITFRRALIDKNNNITVLPAGNYIDEAEIVRNAVYNKKLFFDRAAITQIDINVLHELESKLDHHFEYANLRRIISDSQRLQESDMKKLEYDKVLWLADSYYEIIFSLDTDISDRVIFPISEYERKGIEDARFVEFKNEDGSSVYYATYTAYDGSLIMPKLLQTNDFYNFKIMPLYGDGAQNKNLALFPRKINGKYAMISRIDGWNNYIMYSDKINIWEKPMLLQRPKFAWEFVQIGNCGSPIETEHGWIVITHGVGPMRRYVLGASLLKLDDPQVEIGRLKEPLLIPNSDEREGYVPNVIYSCGSIINNNKLIIPYGLSDYSTSFAEVDLDALIAKFKEDGIDD, from the coding sequence ATGCTAGCTATTGAACGTAAACCTGTAAGGGTTAATCCCGATTCGAAACGTGTTATTGCCAGATTCTTTTTTAACGGTAACGAGAGAGCCAAAGAAGTAATTGAGCGCGTAATAAAAGTAGACGAAGAAACCGCTTTCGGTATATTATCTCCGCTATTACAAGAGTATTCAAAACGTCACAGAAATATAACGCGGGTATTAAACAGACACGCCAGCAAATTAAAGCCTCTGTTTGAAGAGTTGGGTATTGATTTTGACGCTTTAACAGTATATCGTAAGTTGCTTATCGGTTCTTATTTCACGCATGAATACTCAATTGAGTCGGCTGCATTTTTTAACCCGTCTATCGTAAATGATCCTGATCAGTCAGAGCTTACCGAAGGTGAACGTCGGGTAATTATGAGTTTCAGAGCAGTAGGTGAGGGGCATATTTCGTCTATTACATTCCGCCGCGCGCTTATTGATAAAAATAACAACATCACGGTACTGCCGGCAGGTAATTATATTGATGAGGCAGAAATTGTGAGGAACGCGGTATATAACAAGAAATTGTTTTTTGACAGAGCCGCAATTACGCAGATTGACATCAACGTATTGCACGAATTGGAATCAAAGCTTGATCATCATTTTGAATATGCTAATCTGCGCCGCATCATATCAGACTCGCAGCGCCTTCAGGAAAGCGATATGAAAAAGCTGGAGTATGATAAAGTACTTTGGCTTGCTGATTCATACTATGAGATAATTTTTTCTTTAGATACAGATATATCCGACAGGGTAATTTTCCCGATATCTGAATATGAGCGTAAAGGTATTGAGGATGCCCGTTTTGTAGAGTTTAAAAACGAAGATGGTTCGTCAGTTTATTACGCTACTTATACAGCTTATGATGGCTCTTTAATTATGCCTAAACTGCTCCAGACAAATGATTTTTATAACTTCAAAATAATGCCTTTGTATGGTGATGGCGCGCAGAATAAAAACCTGGCATTGTTTCCTCGTAAAATTAACGGCAAGTACGCCATGATATCGCGTATTGATGGCTGGAATAATTACATCATGTATTCAGACAAGATCAACATATGGGAAAAACCAATGTTGTTGCAGCGCCCGAAATTTGCATGGGAGTTTGTACAGATAGGTAACTGCGGATCGCCAATAGAAACAGAGCATGGCTGGATTGTAATAACACACGGTGTAGGCCCAATGCGCCGCTATGTGCTGGGTGCAAGCTTGCTAAAGTTAGATGACCCTCAGGTAGAAATAGGCAGATTAAAAGAGCCTTTACTAATACCTAACAGCGATGAACGTGAGGGTTATGTACCTAACGTTATTTATTCTTGCGGATCGATCATAAACAACAATAAATTGATCATTCCTTACGGCTTGTCAGATTACTCAACATCATTTGCTGAAGTTGATCTGGACGCTTTAATAGCTAAATTTAAGGAAGACGGAATAGATGATTGA
- a CDS encoding glycosyltransferase family 4 protein has protein sequence MKVAVLSPVAWRTPPRHYGPWEQVASNIAEGIIKLGAEVTLFATGDSVTVGTLDAICETGYEEDRSQDAKVLECLHISNLMEKAHQFDVIHNNFDFLPLTYSGLIKTPVITTIHGFSSPRIIPVYKKYSQTSHYVSISDSDRSPELDYLATVYNGLDAGKFVFNAQPKDYLLSFSRIHPDKGITEAIAIAKKSKYQLIIAGIIQDERYFKEEVEPHLNEQIKYIGSAGPEERNELLGNAVALLHPINFNEPFGLSVAEAMLCGTPVIAFNRGSMPELIQHEQTGYLVKNVDQAVEAVNGLKQINRAYCRQWAESKFSSEKMASDYFELYKRILR, from the coding sequence ATGAAGGTAGCCGTTTTGTCGCCTGTGGCCTGGCGCACACCGCCCAGACATTACGGGCCATGGGAGCAGGTAGCATCAAATATTGCGGAAGGAATTATAAAGCTGGGGGCAGAGGTTACACTCTTTGCCACCGGCGATTCTGTTACCGTAGGTACGTTGGATGCCATTTGCGAAACTGGTTACGAGGAGGACCGCTCACAAGATGCCAAAGTATTGGAGTGCCTTCACATCAGTAATTTGATGGAGAAGGCTCATCAGTTTGATGTGATCCACAATAACTTTGATTTTTTACCCCTCACCTATTCTGGACTTATAAAAACCCCGGTTATTACTACTATACATGGATTTTCCTCTCCGCGCATAATCCCGGTTTATAAAAAATATAGCCAAACAAGCCATTACGTATCTATAAGCGACTCGGACAGGAGTCCGGAGTTAGACTACCTGGCTACAGTATATAATGGTTTAGATGCCGGGAAATTCGTTTTTAATGCACAGCCAAAAGATTATTTACTATCCTTTAGTCGTATTCATCCTGACAAGGGCATTACTGAAGCCATCGCGATAGCGAAGAAAAGTAAATACCAGCTTATTATAGCGGGTATAATACAGGATGAACGCTATTTTAAAGAGGAAGTTGAGCCACATTTAAATGAGCAAATAAAGTACATAGGCAGCGCAGGGCCGGAAGAGCGCAATGAATTATTGGGCAATGCTGTCGCGCTTCTACATCCTATCAACTTTAACGAACCATTTGGTTTAAGCGTTGCCGAAGCCATGCTTTGCGGAACGCCTGTTATTGCATTCAATCGCGGCTCAATGCCTGAATTGATTCAACATGAGCAGACAGGGTATCTGGTAAAAAACGTAGACCAAGCTGTTGAAGCTGTAAATGGACTTAAACAGATCAACCGCGCTTACTGCCGCCAATGGGCAGAAAGTAAATTCTCGAGTGAGAAAATGGCGAGTGATTATTTTGAGTTGTACAAGCGGATATTACGTTAA
- a CDS encoding glycosyltransferase family 4 protein has product MKIAYISTYPPRECGIATFNQNLMRAIGANFPERKNILGNDFVVALNDSENLDEYEYPEEVKYVVRQNHQKDYIRAANFINTSTADVCIIEHEFGIYGGESGIYILPLINRLEKPLISILHTVLKDPSYVQRIIIREMAEQSAKIIVMSQRAVEFLTTIYDIPTEKIQIIEHGVPDVEAPENNPIKNLTPFKNRKALLTFGLISRNKGLETVVRALPKIVEKHPDVNYVVLGNTHPGVIKNSGEEYRDHLKTLASQLGVSQNLHFINKFVAEEELIQYLTAAEIYVTPYLNEAQITSGTLSYAVGSGAAVVSTPYWHATELLAHNRGRLFDFKNAEALADTVIELLDNQAMLNQMRNNAYEYGLHLRWPVVGSEFIKVAQEACFNHDFRDKILKNSIVDPEIMPKFSLGHVIRLTDDTGIVQHAKYGIPNLKEGYCLDDNSRALIMALMAHKRNNSKEAFDLLPIYLSYIHYMQTDDGNFRNFLSFNRSYLDEVGSEDSFGRTIWSLGYLIATASSNSYREFATELFQKSFGHFRALKHLRGMANTIIGIAYYLKVHPTDDGMVAEMARLTQPLIDAYDKTRADDWEWFEEGMTYDNAILPLALLHSCEITGNERAKEVALKTMEFLDKLTLSNGYLSPVGNDGWYYRGGTFPTFDQQAIETMAMVLLHFQAYHIFRKPEHIEKMFLSYKWFLGENTLRAPLYDHETKGCCDGLLPTGINRNQGAESTLAYLISHLTVLEAFELEYEYNKLSQKKLVGAK; this is encoded by the coding sequence ATGAAAATAGCGTACATTTCAACCTATCCTCCGCGCGAATGCGGTATTGCAACCTTTAATCAAAACCTTATGCGCGCTATTGGCGCTAATTTTCCTGAAAGGAAAAATATATTAGGTAACGACTTTGTTGTAGCGTTAAATGATTCAGAAAATTTAGATGAGTATGAATATCCTGAAGAGGTTAAATATGTTGTAAGGCAAAATCATCAGAAAGACTACATCAGAGCAGCCAACTTTATTAACACCAGTACAGCCGATGTTTGTATAATTGAGCACGAGTTTGGTATTTATGGTGGTGAAAGTGGTATTTATATTCTCCCGCTTATTAATCGCTTAGAGAAGCCGCTTATTTCTATTTTACACACGGTTTTAAAAGATCCAAGCTATGTGCAGCGCATCATCATCAGAGAAATGGCTGAGCAATCTGCCAAAATAATTGTGATGAGCCAGCGTGCTGTGGAGTTTTTAACTACTATTTATGATATCCCTACCGAAAAGATACAGATAATTGAACATGGTGTGCCTGATGTGGAAGCACCTGAAAATAACCCGATAAAAAATCTTACGCCATTTAAAAACCGCAAGGCACTGTTAACATTCGGTTTAATAAGCCGTAACAAGGGACTGGAAACGGTGGTAAGAGCCTTACCTAAAATAGTGGAAAAACATCCGGATGTTAACTATGTGGTGTTAGGCAACACGCATCCGGGCGTTATAAAAAATTCAGGCGAAGAGTATCGCGATCATTTAAAGACATTGGCCAGCCAGCTTGGCGTATCTCAAAATCTGCACTTCATTAATAAATTTGTAGCCGAGGAAGAACTGATACAATATTTAACGGCTGCTGAAATTTATGTTACGCCTTATCTTAATGAAGCGCAAATAACAAGTGGCACGTTATCGTACGCGGTTGGGTCGGGTGCTGCGGTGGTTTCAACCCCATACTGGCACGCTACCGAATTACTGGCACATAACCGTGGCAGGCTGTTTGATTTTAAGAACGCCGAAGCGCTGGCCGATACTGTAATTGAGCTGCTTGACAACCAGGCTATGCTTAACCAAATGCGCAATAACGCATACGAATACGGTTTACATCTACGCTGGCCTGTGGTGGGATCGGAGTTTATCAAAGTAGCCCAGGAAGCCTGCTTTAATCATGATTTTAGGGACAAGATATTAAAGAACAGTATAGTTGACCCTGAGATCATGCCTAAGTTTAGTCTTGGACACGTTATCCGCCTTACTGATGATACAGGTATTGTTCAACACGCTAAATATGGCATACCTAACCTAAAAGAAGGGTATTGCCTTGATGATAACTCACGCGCGCTGATCATGGCGCTAATGGCCCATAAGCGCAACAACAGCAAGGAGGCGTTTGACCTGTTGCCTATCTACCTGAGTTACATTCACTACATGCAGACTGATGATGGTAACTTCCGCAACTTTTTGAGCTTTAACCGTTCATATCTGGATGAAGTAGGTTCAGAAGATTCATTCGGCCGTACCATTTGGTCTTTGGGTTATTTGATCGCTACGGCATCAAGCAACTCTTACCGGGAGTTTGCCACCGAGTTGTTCCAAAAATCGTTCGGTCATTTCAGAGCGCTTAAACATTTGCGCGGAATGGCAAATACCATTATTGGAATAGCTTACTATTTAAAGGTTCACCCTACTGATGACGGCATGGTTGCCGAAATGGCCCGTTTAACGCAACCATTGATTGACGCGTATGATAAAACCCGTGCAGATGATTGGGAGTGGTTTGAAGAAGGTATGACCTATGATAATGCCATTTTGCCTCTTGCCTTGCTACACTCCTGCGAGATAACCGGTAATGAACGCGCTAAAGAAGTTGCCTTAAAAACCATGGAGTTTTTAGATAAGTTAACGTTATCAAACGGTTACTTAAGCCCGGTGGGTAATGATGGCTGGTATTACCGTGGTGGCACCTTCCCTACTTTTGACCAACAGGCTATTGAAACTATGGCAATGGTGTTACTGCACTTCCAGGCTTACCATATATTTAGAAAACCTGAGCATATTGAAAAAATGTTCCTGAGCTATAAATGGTTCCTGGGCGAAAACACCTTACGCGCACCATTATATGACCACGAAACCAAGGGCTGCTGCGATGGCTTACTGCCAACCGGTATTAACCGTAACCAGGGTGCCGAGAGTACTTTAGCTTACTTAATATCGCACTTAACAGTTCTGGAGGCTTTTGAGTTAGAGTACGAGTACAACAAATTATCTCAAAAAAAACTGGTAGGCGCTAAATGA
- a CDS encoding aspartate aminotransferase family protein, translating to MPTLRQLFLANNAQTTNFPLLLEFERAQGVHLYNSEGKAYIDLISGIGVSSLGHGNPKVIEAVKQQVEKYMHLMVYGEYVQTPQVRFAEKLVSVLPDNLQSVYFVSSGAEAVEGALKLAKRFTGRQQVVAYYNSYHGSTHGALSVMGNEEYKQAYRPLLPGVTFINFNLLPDLNLITTETACVIIETIQGEAGIQVPDFAYMQALRKRCTETGALLILDEIQAAFGRTGKLFAFEHFDIVPDILLLAKALGGGMPIGAFVSSNEIMGALKENPILGHITTFGGHPVCCAAGLAALEVLLEEELVAGVAEKEALIRSLLVHPAIRQIRGKGLMLAVELENFDLNKKIIDRCIDNGVITDWFLHCSNAMRLAPPLIITATQIEEACNIIIEAINFHS from the coding sequence ATGCCAACACTTCGCCAGTTATTTTTAGCCAACAATGCGCAAACTACCAACTTCCCCCTGTTGCTTGAATTTGAGCGGGCTCAGGGCGTGCATTTATATAACAGCGAAGGCAAAGCTTATATTGATCTGATATCGGGCATTGGCGTGAGCAGTTTAGGGCATGGCAACCCAAAAGTTATTGAGGCTGTAAAACAACAGGTAGAAAAATATATGCACCTGATGGTTTATGGTGAATATGTACAAACACCACAGGTACGCTTTGCAGAGAAACTGGTATCAGTACTACCGGATAATTTGCAATCGGTTTATTTTGTTAGCTCCGGCGCCGAAGCTGTTGAGGGCGCCCTTAAGTTGGCTAAGCGTTTTACCGGCAGGCAGCAGGTTGTGGCATACTACAACTCTTACCACGGCAGCACCCATGGCGCATTAAGCGTGATGGGCAATGAGGAATACAAACAGGCATATCGTCCGCTTTTGCCAGGTGTTACATTCATTAACTTTAACCTCCTGCCCGACCTCAACCTCATAACCACCGAAACCGCTTGCGTAATTATTGAAACCATACAAGGTGAAGCTGGTATACAAGTGCCTGATTTTGCTTACATGCAAGCCTTGCGCAAGCGTTGTACTGAAACCGGCGCCTTATTGATACTGGACGAGATACAGGCAGCCTTCGGCCGCACAGGTAAGCTTTTTGCCTTTGAGCATTTTGATATAGTTCCCGATATCTTGTTGTTGGCCAAAGCGCTTGGCGGAGGCATGCCTATTGGCGCTTTCGTTTCATCAAATGAAATTATGGGTGCGCTAAAAGAGAACCCCATTCTTGGACACATCACCACATTTGGCGGGCACCCGGTTTGCTGTGCAGCGGGATTAGCCGCGTTGGAGGTTTTACTGGAAGAAGAACTTGTTGCAGGTGTTGCCGAAAAGGAAGCTTTAATACGCAGCTTATTAGTACACCCAGCCATTAGGCAAATTCGCGGCAAAGGATTGATGCTGGCTGTTGAACTGGAGAACTTTGACCTCAACAAAAAAATAATTGACCGCTGCATTGACAACGGTGTAATAACCGACTGGTTTTTGCATTGCAGCAATGCTATGCGTTTAGCGCCCCCCCTTATTATAACAGCCACTCAAATTGAAGAAGCTTGTAACATTATTATAGAAGCTATCAACTTTCATTCCTGA
- a CDS encoding RNA polymerase sigma factor yields MPTQVEDAEILSKFQDERTRNEAFNLLLKKYQQKIYWHIRRMVIDHDDADDLVQDVFIKVWKNLANFRADSQLYTWMYRIASNECITFLNKKKQKNNISLDEVDYSLADNLTAASYFNGDKAQRKLQQAILTLPEKQRLVFNMKYFEDMKYEEMSDVLGTSVGALKASYHLAVKKIEAILLAEE; encoded by the coding sequence ATGCCAACACAGGTAGAAGATGCAGAGATATTAAGTAAATTTCAGGATGAGCGCACCCGCAACGAGGCGTTTAATCTGTTATTGAAAAAATATCAGCAAAAAATTTACTGGCACATTCGCCGCATGGTGATTGATCATGATGATGCTGACGACCTGGTGCAGGATGTGTTTATAAAGGTTTGGAAAAACCTGGCCAATTTCCGGGCAGACTCACAACTTTATACGTGGATGTACCGAATTGCCAGCAATGAGTGCATTACTTTTTTAAATAAGAAAAAGCAAAAGAACAACATTTCATTAGATGAGGTAGATTACTCACTGGCCGATAACCTCACCGCCGCCAGCTATTTTAATGGCGATAAAGCGCAACGCAAACTACAGCAGGCCATACTTACCCTGCCTGAAAAACAACGCCTTGTGTTCAACATGAAGTATTTTGAAGATATGAAATACGAGGAAATGTCGGACGTATTGGGTACCAGCGTAGGTGCGCTAAAAGCATCATACCATCTTGCAGTAAAAAAGATAGAAGCTATTTTATTAGCCGAAGAATAA
- the bcp gene encoding thioredoxin-dependent thiol peroxidase gives MSHLKAGDKAPEFTANDQNGQAVSLADFKGKIVILYFYPKDDTPGCTAEACDFRDNYQSLQAQGYQVIGVSTDDEKSHKKFVTKHSLPFPLIADTDQSIVQAYGVWGEKNMYGKKYMGTMRTTFIIDADGVISHVISKVDTKASSQQVLDLIKG, from the coding sequence ATGTCACATTTAAAAGCAGGCGATAAAGCCCCTGAATTCACAGCGAACGACCAAAACGGACAAGCAGTTTCTTTAGCTGATTTTAAAGGAAAAATCGTAATTCTATATTTTTATCCTAAAGATGATACCCCCGGCTGCACCGCTGAGGCTTGCGATTTCAGAGATAACTACCAGTCGTTACAGGCACAAGGTTACCAGGTAATTGGCGTTAGTACTGATGACGAAAAATCGCACAAGAAATTTGTAACCAAGCACAGTCTGCCTTTCCCGCTGATAGCAGATACCGACCAATCAATTGTTCAGGCTTATGGTGTTTGGGGAGAGAAAAACATGTACGGCAAAAAATACATGGGCACTATGCGCACAACCTTTATTATTGATGCTGATGGTGTTATCAGTCACGTAATTTCGAAAGTGGATACAAAAGCGTCATCGCAGCAGGTGCTTGACCTGATTAAGGGGTGA
- a CDS encoding M23 family metallopeptidase, with amino-acid sequence MNKLFITFLFIASAALTRAQSIQSRQYPQNFFKYPIDLPPSTAGSFGELRPNHFHSGLDFKTNQRTGYPVHATAMGYISRLRVQFGGFGNAVYITHPNGFTSVYGHLQSFNPQIAKAIRDEQYAQQRYDVDFQVPPLLMPVNELQVIGISGNTGASAGPHLHFELRDAVTEQTINPQLFGLTIPDKIAPAITAAAVYNLGDKPFSENTPHRFFAVTGSGPNHRLTKPQVIEVSGNTGFGISATDVNSASPNKNGVYSIELKVDGKTVYTFAVERFGFDQTRAINGYIDYPTYLMQGRYIQKCFIPPGSSITLYPQSANGGIVTFNDAALHNVEYVVKDLAGNTSSLKLQVRSVIKPSAADAPLKGTLFKHDKKNEYATDKVKVTVTPGNLYDDVDFVYSLLPKRPGAFSATHRIHNRLTPIHDSFELWIKPEVELGTLAAKAVIANTAGYCDTSRVDGGFVKATPRAFGDYYVTVDTVAPYATPINIQNGSNLSAAKKISLKIGDNLSGIKSYKGYIDGKWVLMEWDYKTRVLNYTFDNSVAQGKHLFELTLSDYKNNIKQFKAEFYR; translated from the coding sequence ATGAATAAACTATTTATTACCTTTCTCTTTATAGCTTCGGCTGCTTTAACACGGGCTCAAAGCATACAAAGCAGGCAGTATCCGCAAAACTTTTTTAAATACCCTATAGATCTTCCGCCAAGCACGGCTGGCTCTTTTGGTGAATTAAGGCCCAATCATTTTCATTCGGGGCTTGATTTTAAAACTAATCAGCGCACAGGCTACCCGGTTCACGCTACGGCCATGGGTTACATTTCGCGCCTCAGGGTGCAGTTCGGCGGCTTTGGCAATGCGGTTTACATTACACACCCAAACGGTTTTACCAGTGTTTACGGGCACTTGCAAAGCTTTAATCCGCAAATAGCCAAAGCCATTCGCGATGAGCAATACGCCCAGCAAAGATATGATGTGGATTTCCAGGTACCGCCATTGCTTATGCCGGTTAATGAACTACAGGTCATTGGTATATCTGGCAACACAGGTGCATCTGCGGGGCCCCATTTACATTTTGAGCTGCGCGATGCCGTTACCGAGCAAACCATTAATCCACAGCTATTCGGCTTAACCATACCCGACAAAATTGCTCCGGCTATAACCGCTGCTGCAGTTTACAACCTTGGCGACAAGCCATTCAGCGAAAATACACCTCATCGTTTCTTCGCGGTTACGGGCAGTGGCCCAAATCATCGTCTTACAAAACCGCAGGTAATAGAGGTAAGCGGTAATACCGGCTTTGGCATAAGCGCTACAGATGTTAACAGCGCATCGCCCAATAAAAATGGCGTGTACTCAATTGAGTTGAAAGTTGACGGCAAAACAGTTTATACGTTTGCTGTTGAACGTTTTGGCTTTGACCAAACACGGGCCATTAACGGGTATATTGATTACCCTACTTATTTAATGCAGGGCAGGTATATTCAAAAATGCTTCATTCCCCCGGGCAGTAGCATTACACTTTATCCGCAATCAGCCAATGGCGGGATCGTAACCTTCAATGATGCCGCATTGCATAATGTAGAATATGTGGTTAAAGACCTGGCGGGCAACACATCATCCCTTAAATTACAGGTGCGCTCGGTTATTAAACCGTCTGCAGCAGATGCTCCTTTAAAAGGCACACTTTTTAAACACGATAAAAAAAACGAGTACGCTACAGACAAAGTGAAGGTTACCGTAACACCAGGCAACTTGTATGATGATGTTGACTTTGTTTATTCACTCCTGCCTAAACGCCCCGGCGCTTTTTCGGCAACGCACCGTATTCATAACCGACTTACCCCCATACATGATAGCTTTGAACTTTGGATAAAACCTGAGGTTGAACTGGGTACTTTAGCTGCTAAAGCTGTTATTGCAAATACAGCCGGTTATTGCGATACCAGCCGAGTAGATGGTGGGTTTGTGAAAGCAACACCACGCGCTTTTGGCGATTATTACGTTACTGTTGATACAGTGGCTCCGTATGCCACCCCTATCAATATTCAAAACGGAAGTAATTTGTCTGCAGCGAAGAAAATATCACTCAAAATTGGTGATAACCTGTCGGGCATTAAAAGCTATAAAGGCTACATTGATGGTAAGTGGGTTTTAATGGAGTGGGATTATAAAACACGCGTACTAAATTATACCTTTGATAACAGTGTTGCCCAGGGCAAGCATTTATTTGAGCTGACTCTTAGCGATTACAAGAATAATATTAAACAATTTAAAGCCGAATTCTACAGATAA
- a CDS encoding fumarylacetoacetate hydrolase family protein translates to MKIIAIGRNYIEHAKELNNPVPASPVIFMKPDTALLKDNKPFYHPDFSEDIHHEIEVVLKVSKEGKHISEKFAANYFEEIGLGIDFTARDIQQRHKEKGLPWELAKAFDNSAPISNFLPKAQFADLYQLNFNLDVNGERRQTGNTKDLIFSFDYIIAFVSRYITLKKGDLIYTGTPQGVGKVNIGDRLEGYLEGQKLLDFYIK, encoded by the coding sequence ATGAAAATCATCGCCATTGGTCGCAATTACATTGAGCATGCTAAGGAACTAAATAACCCGGTGCCTGCATCGCCTGTTATTTTTATGAAGCCTGATACAGCTTTGCTTAAAGATAACAAGCCATTCTATCACCCTGATTTCTCAGAAGATATTCATCATGAAATTGAGGTGGTTTTGAAAGTAAGCAAAGAAGGCAAACACATCAGCGAAAAATTTGCTGCTAACTACTTTGAAGAAATTGGCTTAGGCATTGACTTTACCGCTCGCGATATACAGCAGCGCCACAAAGAAAAAGGACTGCCATGGGAGCTGGCTAAAGCCTTCGATAATTCGGCCCCTATCAGCAACTTTTTGCCTAAAGCACAATTTGCTGATCTGTACCAGTTAAACTTCAATCTGGATGTGAATGGCGAACGCAGACAAACAGGTAACACCAAAGATCTTATCTTCAGTTTTGACTACATTATAGCGTTCGTTTCCAGATACATCACGCTTAAAAAAGGCGACCTTATTTACACCGGTACGCCACAGGGCGTTGGCAAAGTAAACATAGGCGACAGGCTTGAAGGATACCTGGAAGGACAAAAGCTACTTGATTTTTACATAAAGTAA
- a CDS encoding T9SS type A sorting domain-containing protein, which translates to MRKLFTYLYLCLLFTAMAVPVNIAQSFAAPQQPRDTSFNLFPKKKLKKSTLQFTLPPVKAGETSSVKLNVSRPTDKVISSVEVYPNPVTDQINLRYYVSRNTTLTIKIVDVLGNDIQTLFSNRVEPGEQTRSFPVANKLNKGFYFIRVLAGTESVIKRISIL; encoded by the coding sequence ATGAGGAAACTTTTTACCTACCTGTATTTGTGCTTACTTTTTACCGCCATGGCGGTACCGGTAAATATTGCGCAATCTTTTGCGGCTCCTCAACAACCTCGCGATACTTCGTTTAATCTATTCCCTAAAAAGAAACTTAAAAAAAGCACTTTGCAATTTACCCTGCCGCCTGTCAAGGCCGGCGAAACATCAAGTGTTAAATTAAATGTATCACGCCCTACCGACAAGGTGATCAGCAGTGTAGAAGTTTACCCTAATCCGGTTACAGATCAGATCAACCTGCGTTACTATGTATCAAGAAACACTACACTAACCATTAAAATAGTGGATGTGTTGGGTAATGATATACAAACCCTTTTCTCTAATCGTGTTGAACCGGGTGAGCAAACTCGCTCATTCCCGGTAGCTAATAAATTGAACAAGGGCTTCTACTTCATCCGCGTTTTAGCCGGCACAGAATCTGTTATTAAGCGCATCTCAATTTTATAA